The Sulfuricystis thermophila genome segment GGTCTCGGCCAGCGGCTTCATCGTCACCTCGGCATATTCGGCCTTGAAGCCGGCGGCTTCGAGCGCTTCCTTGACGGCGAGGAAATCGGCAGGCGGGGTGATCACCTCGATCGAGCCGTCGTCGTTGGTCAGCACATCCTCGGCACCGGCCTCGATCGCGGCATCCATCAGCTTCGCCTCGTCGGTGCCGGGTGCGAAGACGAGCTGGCCGCAGTGCTTGAACTGGAAGGCGACACAGCCGTCGGTGCCCATGTTGCCGCCGTATTTGCTGAAAGCATGGCGTACCGCGGCGACGGTGCGCGTCTTGTTGTCGGTCATGCAATCGACCATCACCGCCGCACCGCCGATGCCATAGCCCTCGTAACGCACTTCGCTGTAATCGACGCCTTCGAGTTCGCCGGTGCCCTTCTTGATCGCGTTCTCGATCTTGTCTTTCGGCATGTTGACCGATTTTGCTTTTTCGATCGCCAGGCGCAGACGCGGGTTGAACGAGGGGTCGCCGCCGCCCAGCTTGGCGGCGACGGTGATTTCCTTGGCGACGCGCGAAAAGGCCGCGCCGCGCTTTTCATCCTG includes the following:
- a CDS encoding YebC/PmpR family DNA-binding transcriptional regulator, which codes for MAGHSKWANIQHRKGRQDEKRGAAFSRVAKEITVAAKLGGGDPSFNPRLRLAIEKAKSVNMPKDKIENAIKKGTGELEGVDYSEVRYEGYGIGGAAVMVDCMTDNKTRTVAAVRHAFSKYGGNMGTDGCVAFQFKHCGQLVFAPGTDEAKLMDAAIEAGAEDVLTNDDGSIEVITPPADFLAVKEALEAAGFKAEYAEVTMKPLAETVLAGEDAAKMQKLLDALEDLDDVQEVYTTAVMDE